A single region of the Nicotiana sylvestris chromosome 6, ASM39365v2, whole genome shotgun sequence genome encodes:
- the LOC138870258 gene encoding uncharacterized protein gives MKFVMTRLVFSGCLARWSILFNQYKITYTPQKAVKGQALANFLADHPLPAERELSDEFLDEDVLFIEEFPPWTMFFDGSERHNGATACVVLISPERQVLPFSFVLGETCSNNAAKYQALIIGIKMALEMKILQLEIYGDSKLIINQLLGCYEVKKEDLLPFHEYASGLLEKFDRVFLNHVPREENRKADGLANLATAMALGENESKKLPEDPRQRTNIKRRAPRFIFYKGTLFRRSFGGLFLRCLDKEEARQAMEKAHSGSCGAHQSGPKLHFRIKRMGYYWATMVKDCMDHVKRCQACQFHANYIHQPPKSLHPTVASWPFDAWGLDVVGPLPKSSKVQMYDIPRYIISDNGTPFDNKLVKILCEKFSFKQHKSSMYNAPANGPAEAFNKMLGNLLKKVVAKNKRDWHERIGEYLWAYRTTFRTATQATPYSLVYGVEAVLPLEQQIPLLRIAIQEGLTSEENAQLRLAELEALDEKRLEAQQKLECYQARLARAFNKKVRPRSFQVGDLVLAVRRPIILNKRIGDKFTLKLDGPYVVKETKDGLRVGPINGKFLKLYFP, from the exons ATGAAGTTTGTGATGACTCGACTTGTTTTTTCTGGATGCCTAGCAAGATGGTCCATATTGTTTAACCAATATAAGATCACATACACACCTCAAAAAGCTGTGAAAGGACAAGCACTAGCCAATTTTCTAGCTGATCACCCTCTTCCGGCAGAAAGGGAGCTTTCGGATGAGTTTCTAGATGAAGACGTTTTGTTCATCGAAGAATTTCCACCATGgacaatgttctttgatggatctGAACGTCATAATGGTGCGACGGCATGTGTTGTGTTGATCTCTCCAGAAAGACAagtcttgccattctcctttgttTTAGGTGAAACATGCTCCAACAATGCCGCAAAGTACCAAGCTTTGATCATCGGTATCAAAATGGCATTAGAAATGAAGATTCTACAGTTGGAGATCTATGGCGACTCTAAGCTGATCATCAACCAACTTTTGGGGTGTTACGAGGTAAAGAAGGAAGATCTATTGCCATTCCATGAATACGCTTCTGGTTTACTTGAAAAATTCGACCGAGTGTTCTTAAACCACGTCCCAAGAGAAGAAAATCGCAAAGCTGATGGTTTGGCTAACTTGGCCACGGCGATGGCACTTGGAGAGAATGAGTCAAAAAAG TTACCTGAAGATCCACGACAAAGAACAAACATCAAACGAAGAGCACCACGATTCATCTTCTATAAGGGGACATTGTTTCGCCGCTCTTTTGGAGGACTATTCTTGCGATGTCTTGACAAAGAAGAAGCCCGCCAAGCGATGGAGAAAGCACATTCTGGCTCATGTGGAGCACACCAATCTGGTCCCAAGCTCCATTTTCGCATCAAGAGGATGGGCTACTACTGGGCGACAATGGTGAAGGATTGCATGGATCATGTCAAAAGATGTCAAGCGTGTCAATTTCATGCCAACTACATCCACCAACCTCCAAAGTCTCTACACCCAACTGTAGCTTCATGGCCTTTTGATGCATGGGGACTTGACGTTGTTGGACCACTTCCAAAGTCATCAAAGGTACAAAT GTATGACATACCAAGATACATAATCTCTGATAATGGAACACCATTTGACAACAAGCTCGTGAAGATTCTATGCGAGAAGTTCAGTTTCAAACAACATAAGTCTTCAATGTATAATGCACCTGCCAACGGCCCTGCTGAAGCTTTTAACAAGATGCTTGGTAaccttttgaagaaagttgttgcaAAGAACAAGAGAGACTGGCATGAGAGAATTGGTGAATATTTGTGGGCATACCGGACAACCTTCAGAACTGCTACACAAGcaactccttactctttggtATATGGCGTAGAAGCAGTCTTGCCGTTGGAGCAACAAATTCCATTATTGCGGATAGCAATCCAAGAAGGACTCACGTCCGAAGAGAATGCTCAACTTCGCCTAGCAGAGTTAGAGGCACtggatgagaaaagattggaagCGCAACAAAAGTTGGAATGCTATCAAGCTCGACTagctagagccttcaacaagaaagtgcggccacGATCATTCCAAGTGGGAGACTTAGTCCTAGCTGTTCGACGACCCATAATCCTCAACAAACGCATAGGCGACAAGTTTACCTTAAAGTTGGATGGGCCATATGTTGTGAAAGAAACTAAGGATGGTCTCAGAGTTGGTCCGATCAACGGAAAGTTTTTGAAGTTGTACTTCCCATGA